Proteins encoded by one window of Danaus plexippus chromosome Z, MEX_DaPlex, whole genome shotgun sequence:
- the LOC116777611 gene encoding UDP-N-acetylglucosamine--peptide N-acetylglucosaminyltransferase 110 kDa subunit-like: MTRLQCARAVSCDASIRGYVRAMDYQCVVVYTVINISPPRMSQAASITNGCVDWFRNKIKRAIAVYFHCLKLTPNNGIIHGNLACLYYKQGFIDLAIDTYRQAIELHPNFPDAYCNLANALKEKGLVEEAEECYNKALYLCPSHVDTLNNLGNVKREQGKIEEATRLYMRALQVFPHFAATHSNLASLLQQQGKFQDALYHYAQAINIQPKFADAYSNMGNTLREMQDTSGALRCFKKAIEINPLFADAHCNLASIYKDMGNICEAITSYNNALRIKSDFPDAYSNLAHCLQIICNWECYQERMHKLVSIVENQLLTSDKLCSVHPHHTILYPLSNVARKEIAARHAALYLEKVNMLTSTTFRHTKKRKGRLRIGYVSSDFGNHPTSHLMQSIPGLHNRLNVEIFCYALNVDDKTTFRNKIVSECDNFTDLSSIKSNIEAAAKINSDDINILINMNGYTKGARNEIFALKPAPIQVLWLGYPGTSGAGYIDYIISDEISSPLSMSDDFTEKFAYMPYTYFVGDHKEMFPHLKNRYSLRKYDERPISENFAVINCADTINLNDYFEVKYNKQVLSYKNLEPIEVTEYEVDIPIYAIESTISCKQEQVCVNNIFIDNGLSLRLSKKKIASGEERYDNIILTTRRQYNLPEDAVVFCNFNQLYKTDPKALEMWINILNNVPNSVLWLLAFPAAGESNLRHFAQIRGLSPDRIIFSKIAPKEEHVRRGQISDVCLDTPLCNGHTTTMDILWTGTPVVTLPGKTLASRVASSQLTALKCTELIAKSEKNYEEIATKLGMDAEYRRYIRAKVSNARITSTLFDCKHYAMAMEDLYNKMWQLYEDGKEPNHVYALK, translated from the exons ATGACGCGTCTTCAGTGCGCTCGCGCCGTTAGTTGCGACGCTAGCATCCGAGGATATGTCCGTGCTATGGATTACCAATGTGTGGTTGTGTATACCGTCATCAATATCTCACCACCACGAATGTCCCAAGCAGCATCTATCACGAACGGATGCGTGGATTggttcagaaataaaattaaaag gGCCATTGCcgtatattttcattgtctAAAATTGACTCCAAACAATGGTATTATACACGGAAACCTGGCTTGCCTCTACTATAAACAAGGCTTCATAGATTTAGCTATTGATACTTACCGACAAGCTATTGAACTACACCCTAACTTTCCCGATGCGTATTGCAATCTTGCTAATGCACTAAAAGAAAAAGGTCTTGTTGAAGAAGCTGAAGAATGTTATAACAAAGCTTTGTATCTCTGCCCGTCACACGtcgatactttaaataatcttgGAAATGTTAAGAGAGAACAAGGAAAAATTGAAGAAGCCACTAGACTATATATGAGAGCGTTACAAGTATTTCCTCATTTTGCAGCTACTCATAGTAATTTAGCATCATTATTACAGCAACaag GTAAGTTTCAAGATGCTCTGTATCATTACGCACAAGCTATAAATATTCAACCAAAATTCGCTGATGCTTATAGTAATATGGGGAACACTTTAAGGGAGATGCAAGATACAAGTGGTGCTCtaagatgttttaaaaaagcaattgaaataaatcctCTTTTTGCTGATGCTCATTGCAATTTAGCgagtatttataaagatatggGAAATATTTGTGAGGCAATAACATCCTATAACAATGCTCTTAGAATTAAATCAGATTTTCCTGACGCTTATTCTAATTTGGCAcattgtttacaaataatttgtaactGGGAATGCTATCAAGAAAGAATGCATAAACTTGTTTCAATTGTAGAGAATCAGTTGTTAACTAGTGATAAATTATGCTCCGTACACCCACATCACACTATTCTGTACCCATTGTCAAATGTAGCAAGGAAGGAAATAGCTGCTCGACATGCAGctttatatttggaaaaagTAAATATGCTTACTTCTACCACCTTTAGGCACACCAAAAAGAGAAAAGGCCGCCTCCGTATTGGTTATGTTAGTAGTGACTTTGGAAATCACCCTACTTCTCATTTAATGCAGTCAATACCAGGACTCCACAATCGATTAAATGTAGAAATTTTTTGCTATGCTTTAAATGTAGATGATAAAACAACATTccgtaataaaattgtaagtgAATGTGACAATTTCACTGACTTGTCATCAATTAAGTCTAATATTGAAGCTGCTGCCAAAATAAATAgtgatgatattaatatattaataaatatgaatggtTATACGAAGGGCGctagaaatgaaatatttgccTTAAAACCAGCACCAATACAAGTTTTATGGCTTGGTTACCCCGGAACCAGCGGGGCAGGGTACATAGATTATATCATAAGTGACGAGATTTCAAGCCCTCTTTCTATGTCAGATGATTTTACTGAAAAGTTTGCCTATATGCCTTATACGTATTTTGTTGGTGATCATAAGGAAATGTTTCCTCATTTAAAAAACCGGTACAGCCTAAGAAAATACGACGAAAGACCCATTAGTGAAAATTTTGCCGTTATAAACTGTGCTGATACTATAaacttaaatgattattttgaggtaaaatataacaaacaagttttgtcatataaaaatctagAACCGATAGAAGTTACTGAGTATGAAGTAGACATTCCTATATATGCTATCGAATCAACAATAAGTTGTAAACAAGAACAG GTAtgcgtaaataatatatttatagataatggTTTATCTTTAAgattatcaaagaaaaaaattgcgaGCGGAGAAGAAAGGTAcgataacataattttaacaactaGAAGACAATACAATTTACCAGAAGACGCTGtggtgttttgtaattttaatcaactttATAAAACAGACCCAAAAGCTTTAGAAATGtggataaatatattgaataatgtcCCAAACAGTGTACTTTGGCTTTTAGCTTTTCCAGCAGCTGGGGAATCCAATCTGCGCCATTTTGCACAGATACGAG GACTTTCACCGGatcgtattatattttcaaaaatagcaCCTAAAGAAGAACACGTCCGAAGGGGGCAAATATCAGATGTTTGCTTAGATACCCCTTTATGTAATGGCCATACAACTACAATGGATATTCTTTGGACTGGAACTCCCGTGGTCACTTTACCGGGAAAAACATTAGCCTCAAG AGTAGCCTCATCTCAGCTGACTGCATTAAAATGTACTGAACTTATAGCAAAAAGTGAGAAGAATTATGAAGAAATAGCCACAAAACTAGGCATGGACGCAGAATA TCGTAGATATATAAGAGCCAAAGTATCAAATGCTCGAATAACAAGCACATTGTTTGATTGTAAACACTATGCTATGGCAATGGAGGATCTTTATAATAAGATGTGGCAGCTATACGAGGATGGGAAGGAGCCAAATCACGTTTACGCTTTAAAGTAA